The genomic interval TTATATATTAGCTATCACAAACCAAAATAGATTACTAACTTTTAAACTTACTGCTGTGAAAAAAAACACAACACTACCATTAGCGTTCATATTCGCTTGTTTTCTAATTTCTTGTGACGTTTCGTATCTTAATAAAGATATAGAAGACGTTTCTTGGGATGGTAACATAAAAATACCTGCGGGTTATATTAATTATAACTTATCAGAATTATTTAAAGATTTAGGTTCAAATGACTTAACTCCAACTTCAACTGAAGAATTTAGTTTTAGTTATACAGAATCTTTTTCCGGAAAAGACAACGATGCTTTTAATGTAAGTATTGATGACGCCACAATTGAAAGTTCAATTAAATCACCTATTGATGCCAATGATTTACCTCCTGGCATTGTTTTTCCATACACCATAACAGATGAGATTGCACCAGGAGTTCCAAATCCATTGATTGGTTCTCAAACTGCTAGTAATCAAAAAGTTCATGATTTAGGGTTGAGTCAGGAAATTACAGGAGCTTCTTTTGATGGAGGGACATTGACAATAACTTTAACTTCAACTGTAGAAGCTAAATTAGATCTTAAAGTAACACTGCCATCATTTACCAAGAAAAGTGATAATTCAATATATAGTGAAACAATCACAATAACTGGAGAAAATATTGAAGTAGTTACTGTTAACTTAAATGAATACAATGCAGACTTTACAAATGATGGAACAGGAACTGGAAAAACATCAAACACTGTTGTAATTGATTTAGAAGCAACTTTTGGTTTTGCATCAGGAAATACTCTAGATGCTAATGATGCAATTTCTTATAGCGCTCTATTATCGAAAGCTTCATATGAGGTTATTCATGGAGACTTTAAACAAGAAACATTTAACTTTTCTTCAAATTCAATTGATTTAGGAGATTTTTTCGATAATTTTAATGATGGAGAAATAACTTTTGAAAATGTATCCATGTCATTAAATTTTAAAAATGATTATGGCTTACCAATCGGATTAGACCTATCACCTATTAAAGGAACTAATGCTAATTCTTCAGTAAATTTAACTTACACAGGAGATCTATCTATGCCAAACACAATAATTATAGATGGTGTAGAAAATTTTGGAGATAATGAAAAAGTAACCAATAGAGTTTTAGATAAAAATAATTCTAATATTGGGGCTTTATTAGAAGCTAAACCAACTTCTATTGAATTTGGTGTTTCTGGTAAAGCAAACCCTATCGCATCAGTAACTCCGAATAAAAATTTCTATGCAGCAACAAATACAGGATTTAATGCAGAAATATCAATTGGATTTGATAAAATAAGCCTAAACAAAACTATAGAGTTTGATGCAGGTGATGATATAAAGGATTTTAATTTTTTAAAATTAGCTGCTGCTGTTGAAAATAAAATCCCACTAGGTGGTGATTTAATTTTAAACTTTAAAGATAGCGCAAATCAAATTGTACACACAGAAACTCTTACTGCTTTTAAAGCTGCAAATGTAAATCAATCAGGTGAATCAGACGGAGTAGCCGTTTCTTCTAGCTTTGCAATTGAATTAACGGAAGATGAAATTAATAATATCTCAAATGCTAAAAACATCGATGTAAATATTACACTTCAACTTCCTGGTCAAGAAAAAGCTGTTATGGTTAAAGGTAGCGATGAATTAAATATTACCATCAATTTAGAAGTTGGTGCTAACATTACTTCTAATAACAATTAAAACAAAAGCAATGAAAAAAATTATATATACAACAAGCCTATTGTTTTTTGTTTTAACAGGAAGTGTAAAGGCACAAGAATATTTATCTTTTTACAACTTAAAAGATTACGTAATACAAACACAAAATGTTTCACCAGTATTTCTTCCAAAATATAAAATAACATTTGGAACACCTATTAACTTAGGTTTAGATATCAATTCTGGCATTAAATTGAATGATTTATTAGTAGAAAGTGGAAATAAGACAAAATGGGATTTTGATAGTCTAAATTCTGTTGCAGAAGATAAAAATATTTTATCGACAGACATAGCTTTGAACCTTTTTACTCTAGGTATAAAAACAAAAAAAGGTTCTATTTCATTTTTTGCAAATGCAAAAGCAAATTTAACTTGGCAAATTAGTAAGGATTTCACAAATATACTTGCTACTGGGTTTAACAACAACTTTTCTTTATCAAACGAAAGAATGGGGCTTATGGCTTACAGTGAAATCGGTATTGGATATACAAGAAAGTTTCTTAAAGACAAACTTGCTATTGGTATAAGATTAAAATCTTTAAGTGGAATTGCTAATGGCGAAATAGCTAACAACGCACAATTTTCACTTGATATAGATCCAACATCGTCTCACTGGACCTTTAAATCTGCTAATTCTACAGTAAATACTGCAGGACTAGCTGATACGGATAACATATCATTTTTAGGTAAAAATAAAGGCTTTGGAATGGATTTAGGTTTTAGCTATCAACTAAACGAAAAACTTACCTTAGAATTAGCAATAAATGACATGGGATCAATCGAATGGACAGAAAATGTAAAAAATTATAATATTAATGACACAACAGGTGCTGTTTTTACTGGTGTAGATTTACAAGCTGGTGGAGACATCTTAGATGAAGTAGAAAGTACTATTGGAAATGTATTAGGAACTACCGAAACTAGTAAAAACTATAAAACTAAAATTGGAACCAAAACATTTCTTTCTGCAAAGTATAAATTATCTGAAAAGAACATTTTACAAGTAACTTATTTCAGCAATAACAATCCTTATATTGATGTAAAGCCTAGTTATGCTTTAGGATACAATAGAGCTTTAAATAAATCAACTTATGGTGTTACATTAGGCTCTAGAGGTTTTGGTGCTAACTTTGCGCTACAGTTAGGGTTTTTACAACTTTATGCAGCAGTTGATGATATTTCTAATATTTCTGGTAAAATTGAAGAAACTACAGCTAGTAATGCACGTTTAGGGCTAAATTTCCTTTTTGGT from Lutibacter sp. Hel_I_33_5 carries:
- a CDS encoding DUF5723 family protein; the encoded protein is MKKIIYTTSLLFFVLTGSVKAQEYLSFYNLKDYVIQTQNVSPVFLPKYKITFGTPINLGLDINSGIKLNDLLVESGNKTKWDFDSLNSVAEDKNILSTDIALNLFTLGIKTKKGSISFFANAKANLTWQISKDFTNILATGFNNNFSLSNERMGLMAYSEIGIGYTRKFLKDKLAIGIRLKSLSGIANGEIANNAQFSLDIDPTSSHWTFKSANSTVNTAGLADTDNISFLGKNKGFGMDLGFSYQLNEKLTLELAINDMGSIEWTENVKNYNINDTTGAVFTGVDLQAGGDILDEVESTIGNVLGTTETSKNYKTKIGTKTFLSAKYKLSEKNILQVTYFSNNNPYIDVKPSYALGYNRALNKSTYGVTLGSRGFGANFALQLGFLQLYAAVDDISNISGKIEETTASNARLGLNFLFGYRGKGKVIKDESEVLAEKEAEKLEKENKKIEKAAKKEARKLKKENKKKEKALKKAAKQKLKESKKAVSKQ